The following proteins are encoded in a genomic region of Oryctolagus cuniculus chromosome 6, mOryCun1.1, whole genome shotgun sequence:
- the RHPN1 gene encoding rhophilin-1 isoform X6, giving the protein MILEEKPEGPGAGEDIGRLQAAGSGGQGCESPAQARRSRLQSYRARIRQQMEKELQMRAGAENLYRATSNSQVRETVALELGRVNSSLQLLQEELQELGGPDEAQPGRHRRPALGCRVHAFGPSDGVTAPMIPLGLKETKELDWATPLQELISAHFGEDGASYEAEIRELEGLRQAMRTPSRDEAGLELLAAYYNQLCFLDARFSAPARSLGPVFHWYDALTGLPAQQRALAFEKGSVLFNLGALHSQIAARQDRRCAEGARLAGRAFQSAAGAFCFLSGNFSQAPSPDMSAASLCALERLMAAQAQECAFEGLSLTPAAAHDCLAQEAAQVAAEYRRVQAAMAQPPAHSCIPASWTALVQVKAEHFRALAHYHAAAGLCDGARECPPVRPRARLQAEPGPGLTAALPTAAAAGSPPSSEQVFPAEPEERRRLAKAHLKRSILGQEEALRLHALCRVLRQVDLLQAAVARALRRSLARYSQLDREDDFSEVAEAPDIQPKTQQKPEVRTPSLTGGKGTDLFHRLEPVAAGGARAPDPRRGRIRPHAAGRLAGARRGGGPRGPGCGGRPEGGRLHRVGERAAVPVVEAHGGGGAAEGGRRGRRQPAGGVAAAWPHTACRAGGPAASPAPEEPAAAWWRAGPSAAQPPAPPRLEPHGQGGQDPRPRRAPGRHGGCGAQP; this is encoded by the exons ATGATCCTGGAGGAGAAGCCGGAAGGCCCTGGCGCCGGCGAAGACATCGGCCGGCTGCAGGcggccggcagcggcggccag GGCTGTGAGTCCCCGGCGCAGGCGCGGCGCAGCCGGCTGCAGAGCTACAGGGCCCGGATCCGGCAGCAGATGGAGAAGGAGCTGCAGATGCGCGCGGGCGCCGAGAACCTCTACCG AGCcaccagcaacagccaggtcagggAGACGGTGGCCCTGGAGCTCGGCCGCGTCAACTCcagcctgcagctgctgcaggaggAGCTGCAGGAGCTCGGCGGCCCCGACGAGGCCCAGCCTGGCAG GCACAGACGTCCGGCCTTAGGGTGCAGGGTCCACGCTTTTGGTCCTAGTGATGGCGTCACTGCCCCCATGATCCCCCTGGGCCTGAAGGAGACCAAGGAACTGGACTGGGCCACGCCCCTGCAG GAGCTGATCTCTGCGCATTTTGGAGAGGATGGGGCTTCCTATGAGGCTGagatcagggagctggagggcCTGCGGCAG GCCATGCGGACCCCCAGCCGGGACGAGGCCGGCCTGGAGCTGCTCGCGGCCTACTACAatcagctctgcttcctggaCGCCCGCTTCTCCGCGCCGGCCCGGAGCCTGGGGCCGGTCTTCCACTG gtACGACGCGCTCACGGGGCTCCCGGCGCAGCAGCGGGCGCTGGCCTTCGAGAAGGGCAGCGTGCTGTTCAACCTGGGCGCTCTGCACTCGCAGATCGCCGCCCGGCAGGACCGCCGCTGCGCCGAGGGCGCCAGGCTGGCCGGCCGGGCCTTCCAGAGCGCGGCTG GCGCCTTCTGCTTCCTGAGCGGGAACTTCTCGCAGGCGCCCAGCCCGGACATGAGCGCGGCCTCCCTCTGCGCGCTGGAGCGCCTCATGGCCGCCCAGGCCCAGGAGTGCGCCTTCGAGGGCCTCTCGCTCACCCCCGCGGCCGCCCACGACTGCCTGGCGCAGGAGGCCGCCCAG GTGGCGGCCGAGTACCGGCGCGTACAGGCGGCCATGGCCCAGCCGCCGGCCCACAGCTGCATCCCCGCCTCGTGGACTGCGCTGGTGCAGGTCAAGGCCGAGCACTTCCGCGCGCTGGCCCACTACCACGCGGCCGCGGGCCTCTGCGACGGCGCCCGTGAGTGCCCGCCCGTGCGCCCGCGCGCCCGCCTGCAGGCAGAGCCCGGTCCCGGGCTCACGGCCGCTCTGCCCACAGCGGCCGCCGCCGGATCGCCCCCGTCCAGCGAGCAGGTGTTCCCCGCGGAGCCCGAGGAACGCCGGCGGCTGG CCAAGGCTCACCTGAAGCGCTCCATCCTGGGCCAGGAGGAGGCCCTGCGGCTGCACGCGCTCTGCCGGGTGCTGCGCCAGGTGGACCTGCTGCAGGCGGCCGTGGCCCGCGCCCTGCGGCGCTCGCTGGCCCGCTACTCGCAGCTCGACCGCGAGGACGACTTCTCCGAGGTGGCCGAGGCCCCCGACATCCAGc CTAAGACCCAGCAGAAGCCAGAGGTCAGGACGCCCAGCCTGACGGGGGGCAAGGGAACTGACCTCTTCCACCGGCTG GAACCGGTGGCGGCTGGTGGGGCCCGTGCACCTGACCCGCGGAGAGGACGGATTCGGCCTCACGCTGCGGGGAGACTCGCCGGTGCTCGTCGCGGCGGTGGCCCCCGGGGGCCGGGCTGCG GAGGCCGGCCTGAAGGAGGGCGACTACATCGTGTCGGTGAACGGGCAGCCGTGCCGGTGGTGGAAGCACACGGAGGTGGTGGCGCAGCTGAGGGCGGCCGGCGAGGCCGGCGCCAGCCTGCAGGTGGTGTCGCTGCTGCCTGGCCCCACACTGCCTGCCGCG CAGGGGGACCGgcggccagccctgcccctgaggAGCCAGCGGCAGCGTGGTGGAGAGCCGGCCCCAGCGCCGCCCAGCCCCCGGCGCCTCCTCGGCTGGAGCCGCACGGGCAAGGGGGGCAAGACCCGAGGCCCCGCCGTGCCCCGGGCCGCCACGGAGGCTGCGGTGCCCAGCCCTGA
- the RHPN1 gene encoding rhophilin-1 isoform X4, which translates to MILEEKPEGPGAGEDIGRLQAAGSGGQGCESPAQARRSRLQSYRARIRQQMEKELQMRAGAENLYRATSNSQVRETVALELGRVNSSLQLLQEELQELGGPDEAQPGSDGVTAPMIPLGLKETKELDWATPLQELISAHFGEDGASYEAEIRELEGLRQAMRTPSRDEAGLELLAAYYNQLCFLDARFSAPARSLGPVFHWYDALTGLPAQQRALAFEKGSVLFNLGALHSQIAARQDRRCAEGARLAGRAFQSAAGAFCFLSGNFSQAPSPDMSAASLCALERLMAAQAQECAFEGLSLTPAAAHDCLAQEAAQVAAEYRRVQAAMAQPPAHSCIPASWTALVQVKAEHFRALAHYHAAAGLCDGARECPPVRPRARLQAEPGPGLTAALPTAAAAGSPPSSEQVFPAEPEERRRLAKAHLKRSILGQEEALRLHALCRVLRQVDLLQAAVARALRRSLARYSQLDREDDFSEVAEAPDIQPKTQQKPEVRTPSLTGGKGTDLFHRLEPVAAGGARAPDPRRGRIRPHAAGRLAGARRGGGPRGPGCGKGPRGPGWGKARTPAHGSLCPQEAGLKEGDYIVSVNGQPCRWWKHTEVVAQLRAAGEAGASLQVVSLLPGPTLPAAQGDRRPALPLRSQRQRGGEPAPAPPSPRRLLGWSRTGKGGKTRGPAVPRAATEAAVPSPERPGQL; encoded by the exons ATGATCCTGGAGGAGAAGCCGGAAGGCCCTGGCGCCGGCGAAGACATCGGCCGGCTGCAGGcggccggcagcggcggccag GGCTGTGAGTCCCCGGCGCAGGCGCGGCGCAGCCGGCTGCAGAGCTACAGGGCCCGGATCCGGCAGCAGATGGAGAAGGAGCTGCAGATGCGCGCGGGCGCCGAGAACCTCTACCG AGCcaccagcaacagccaggtcagggAGACGGTGGCCCTGGAGCTCGGCCGCGTCAACTCcagcctgcagctgctgcaggaggAGCTGCAGGAGCTCGGCGGCCCCGACGAGGCCCAGCCTGGCAG TGATGGCGTCACTGCCCCCATGATCCCCCTGGGCCTGAAGGAGACCAAGGAACTGGACTGGGCCACGCCCCTGCAG GAGCTGATCTCTGCGCATTTTGGAGAGGATGGGGCTTCCTATGAGGCTGagatcagggagctggagggcCTGCGGCAG GCCATGCGGACCCCCAGCCGGGACGAGGCCGGCCTGGAGCTGCTCGCGGCCTACTACAatcagctctgcttcctggaCGCCCGCTTCTCCGCGCCGGCCCGGAGCCTGGGGCCGGTCTTCCACTG gtACGACGCGCTCACGGGGCTCCCGGCGCAGCAGCGGGCGCTGGCCTTCGAGAAGGGCAGCGTGCTGTTCAACCTGGGCGCTCTGCACTCGCAGATCGCCGCCCGGCAGGACCGCCGCTGCGCCGAGGGCGCCAGGCTGGCCGGCCGGGCCTTCCAGAGCGCGGCTG GCGCCTTCTGCTTCCTGAGCGGGAACTTCTCGCAGGCGCCCAGCCCGGACATGAGCGCGGCCTCCCTCTGCGCGCTGGAGCGCCTCATGGCCGCCCAGGCCCAGGAGTGCGCCTTCGAGGGCCTCTCGCTCACCCCCGCGGCCGCCCACGACTGCCTGGCGCAGGAGGCCGCCCAG GTGGCGGCCGAGTACCGGCGCGTACAGGCGGCCATGGCCCAGCCGCCGGCCCACAGCTGCATCCCCGCCTCGTGGACTGCGCTGGTGCAGGTCAAGGCCGAGCACTTCCGCGCGCTGGCCCACTACCACGCGGCCGCGGGCCTCTGCGACGGCGCCCGTGAGTGCCCGCCCGTGCGCCCGCGCGCCCGCCTGCAGGCAGAGCCCGGTCCCGGGCTCACGGCCGCTCTGCCCACAGCGGCCGCCGCCGGATCGCCCCCGTCCAGCGAGCAGGTGTTCCCCGCGGAGCCCGAGGAACGCCGGCGGCTGG CCAAGGCTCACCTGAAGCGCTCCATCCTGGGCCAGGAGGAGGCCCTGCGGCTGCACGCGCTCTGCCGGGTGCTGCGCCAGGTGGACCTGCTGCAGGCGGCCGTGGCCCGCGCCCTGCGGCGCTCGCTGGCCCGCTACTCGCAGCTCGACCGCGAGGACGACTTCTCCGAGGTGGCCGAGGCCCCCGACATCCAGc CTAAGACCCAGCAGAAGCCAGAGGTCAGGACGCCCAGCCTGACGGGGGGCAAGGGAACTGACCTCTTCCACCGGCTG GAACCGGTGGCGGCTGGTGGGGCCCGTGCACCTGACCCGCGGAGAGGACGGATTCGGCCTCACGCTGCGGGGAGACTCGCCGGTGCTCGTCGCGGCGGTGGCCCCCGGGGGCCGGGCTGCGGTAAGGGGCCCCGCGGCCCGGGCTGGGGCAAGGCGCGCACTCCGGCTCATGGCTCTCTCTGCCCGCAGGAGGCCGGCCTGAAGGAGGGCGACTACATCGTGTCGGTGAACGGGCAGCCGTGCCGGTGGTGGAAGCACACGGAGGTGGTGGCGCAGCTGAGGGCGGCCGGCGAGGCCGGCGCCAGCCTGCAGGTGGTGTCGCTGCTGCCTGGCCCCACACTGCCTGCCGCG CAGGGGGACCGgcggccagccctgcccctgaggAGCCAGCGGCAGCGTGGTGGAGAGCCGGCCCCAGCGCCGCCCAGCCCCCGGCGCCTCCTCGGCTGGAGCCGCACGGGCAAGGGGGGCAAGACCCGAGGCCCCGCCGTGCCCCGGGCCGCCACGGAGGCTGCGGTGCCCAGCCCTGAGCGCCCGGGGCAGCTGTGa
- the RHPN1 gene encoding rhophilin-1 isoform X5: protein MILEEKPEGPGAGEDIGRLQAAGSGGQGCESPAQARRSRLQSYRARIRQQMEKELQMRAGAENLYRATSNSQVRETVALELGRVNSSLQLLQEELQELGGPDEAQPGRHRRPALGCRVHAFGPSDGVTAPMIPLGLKETKELDWATPLQELISAHFGEDGASYEAEIRELEGLRQAMRTPSRDEAGLELLAAYYNQLCFLDARFSAPARSLGPVFHWYDALTGLPAQQRALAFEKGSVLFNLGALHSQIAARQDRRCAEGARLAGRAFQSAAGAFCFLSGNFSQAPSPDMSAASLCALERLMAAQAQECAFEGLSLTPAAAHDCLAQEAAQVAAEYRRVQAAMAQPPAHSCIPASWTALVQVKAEHFRALAHYHAAAGLCDGAPAAAGSPPSSEQVFPAEPEERRRLAKAHLKRSILGQEEALRLHALCRVLRQVDLLQAAVARALRRSLARYSQLDREDDFSEVAEAPDIQPKTQQKPEVRTPSLTGGKGTDLFHRLEPVAAGGARAPDPRRGRIRPHAAGRLAGARRGGGPRGPGCGKGPRGPGWGKARTPAHGSLCPQEAGLKEGDYIVSVNGQPCRWWKHTEVVAQLRAAGEAGASLQVVSLLPGPTLPAAQGDRRPALPLRSQRQRGGEPAPAPPSPRRLLGWSRTGKGGKTRGPAVPRAATEAAVPSPERPGQL from the exons ATGATCCTGGAGGAGAAGCCGGAAGGCCCTGGCGCCGGCGAAGACATCGGCCGGCTGCAGGcggccggcagcggcggccag GGCTGTGAGTCCCCGGCGCAGGCGCGGCGCAGCCGGCTGCAGAGCTACAGGGCCCGGATCCGGCAGCAGATGGAGAAGGAGCTGCAGATGCGCGCGGGCGCCGAGAACCTCTACCG AGCcaccagcaacagccaggtcagggAGACGGTGGCCCTGGAGCTCGGCCGCGTCAACTCcagcctgcagctgctgcaggaggAGCTGCAGGAGCTCGGCGGCCCCGACGAGGCCCAGCCTGGCAG GCACAGACGTCCGGCCTTAGGGTGCAGGGTCCACGCTTTTGGTCCTAGTGATGGCGTCACTGCCCCCATGATCCCCCTGGGCCTGAAGGAGACCAAGGAACTGGACTGGGCCACGCCCCTGCAG GAGCTGATCTCTGCGCATTTTGGAGAGGATGGGGCTTCCTATGAGGCTGagatcagggagctggagggcCTGCGGCAG GCCATGCGGACCCCCAGCCGGGACGAGGCCGGCCTGGAGCTGCTCGCGGCCTACTACAatcagctctgcttcctggaCGCCCGCTTCTCCGCGCCGGCCCGGAGCCTGGGGCCGGTCTTCCACTG gtACGACGCGCTCACGGGGCTCCCGGCGCAGCAGCGGGCGCTGGCCTTCGAGAAGGGCAGCGTGCTGTTCAACCTGGGCGCTCTGCACTCGCAGATCGCCGCCCGGCAGGACCGCCGCTGCGCCGAGGGCGCCAGGCTGGCCGGCCGGGCCTTCCAGAGCGCGGCTG GCGCCTTCTGCTTCCTGAGCGGGAACTTCTCGCAGGCGCCCAGCCCGGACATGAGCGCGGCCTCCCTCTGCGCGCTGGAGCGCCTCATGGCCGCCCAGGCCCAGGAGTGCGCCTTCGAGGGCCTCTCGCTCACCCCCGCGGCCGCCCACGACTGCCTGGCGCAGGAGGCCGCCCAG GTGGCGGCCGAGTACCGGCGCGTACAGGCGGCCATGGCCCAGCCGCCGGCCCACAGCTGCATCCCCGCCTCGTGGACTGCGCTGGTGCAGGTCAAGGCCGAGCACTTCCGCGCGCTGGCCCACTACCACGCGGCCGCGGGCCTCTGCGACGGCGCCC CGGCCGCCGCCGGATCGCCCCCGTCCAGCGAGCAGGTGTTCCCCGCGGAGCCCGAGGAACGCCGGCGGCTGG CCAAGGCTCACCTGAAGCGCTCCATCCTGGGCCAGGAGGAGGCCCTGCGGCTGCACGCGCTCTGCCGGGTGCTGCGCCAGGTGGACCTGCTGCAGGCGGCCGTGGCCCGCGCCCTGCGGCGCTCGCTGGCCCGCTACTCGCAGCTCGACCGCGAGGACGACTTCTCCGAGGTGGCCGAGGCCCCCGACATCCAGc CTAAGACCCAGCAGAAGCCAGAGGTCAGGACGCCCAGCCTGACGGGGGGCAAGGGAACTGACCTCTTCCACCGGCTG GAACCGGTGGCGGCTGGTGGGGCCCGTGCACCTGACCCGCGGAGAGGACGGATTCGGCCTCACGCTGCGGGGAGACTCGCCGGTGCTCGTCGCGGCGGTGGCCCCCGGGGGCCGGGCTGCGGTAAGGGGCCCCGCGGCCCGGGCTGGGGCAAGGCGCGCACTCCGGCTCATGGCTCTCTCTGCCCGCAGGAGGCCGGCCTGAAGGAGGGCGACTACATCGTGTCGGTGAACGGGCAGCCGTGCCGGTGGTGGAAGCACACGGAGGTGGTGGCGCAGCTGAGGGCGGCCGGCGAGGCCGGCGCCAGCCTGCAGGTGGTGTCGCTGCTGCCTGGCCCCACACTGCCTGCCGCG CAGGGGGACCGgcggccagccctgcccctgaggAGCCAGCGGCAGCGTGGTGGAGAGCCGGCCCCAGCGCCGCCCAGCCCCCGGCGCCTCCTCGGCTGGAGCCGCACGGGCAAGGGGGGCAAGACCCGAGGCCCCGCCGTGCCCCGGGCCGCCACGGAGGCTGCGGTGCCCAGCCCTGAGCGCCCGGGGCAGCTGTGa
- the RHPN1 gene encoding rhophilin-1 isoform X8, translating into MILEEKPEGPGAGEDIGRLQAAGSGGQGCESPAQARRSRLQSYRARIRQQMEKELQMRAGAENLYRATSNSQVRETVALELGRVNSSLQLLQEELQELGGPDEAQPGRHRRPALGCRVHAFGPSDGVTAPMIPLGLKETKELDWATPLQELISAHFGEDGASYEAEIRELEGLRQAMRTPSRDEAGLELLAAYYNQLCFLDARFSAPARSLGPVFHWYDALTGLPAQQRALAFEKGSVLFNLGALHSQIAARQDRRCAEGARLAGRAFQSAAGAFCFLSGNFSQAPSPDMSAASLCALERLMAAQAQECAFEGLSLTPAAAHDCLAQEAAQVAAEYRRVQAAMAQPPAHSCIPASWTALVQVKAEHFRALAHYHAAAGLCDGARECPPVRPRARLQAEPGPGLTAALPTAAAAGSPPSSEQVFPAEPEERRRLAKAHLKRSILGQEEALRLHALCRVLRQVDLLQAAVARALRRSLARYSQLDREDDFSEVAEAPDIQPKTQQKPEVRTPSLTGGKGTDLFHRLEPVAAGGARAPDPRRGRIRPHAAGRLAGARRGGGPRGPGCGGRPEGGRLHRVGERAAVPVVEAHGGGGAAEGGRRGRRQPAGGVAAAWPHTACRGGPAASPAPEEPAAAWWRAGPSAAQPPAPPRLEPHGQGGQDPRPRRAPGRHGGCGAQP; encoded by the exons ATGATCCTGGAGGAGAAGCCGGAAGGCCCTGGCGCCGGCGAAGACATCGGCCGGCTGCAGGcggccggcagcggcggccag GGCTGTGAGTCCCCGGCGCAGGCGCGGCGCAGCCGGCTGCAGAGCTACAGGGCCCGGATCCGGCAGCAGATGGAGAAGGAGCTGCAGATGCGCGCGGGCGCCGAGAACCTCTACCG AGCcaccagcaacagccaggtcagggAGACGGTGGCCCTGGAGCTCGGCCGCGTCAACTCcagcctgcagctgctgcaggaggAGCTGCAGGAGCTCGGCGGCCCCGACGAGGCCCAGCCTGGCAG GCACAGACGTCCGGCCTTAGGGTGCAGGGTCCACGCTTTTGGTCCTAGTGATGGCGTCACTGCCCCCATGATCCCCCTGGGCCTGAAGGAGACCAAGGAACTGGACTGGGCCACGCCCCTGCAG GAGCTGATCTCTGCGCATTTTGGAGAGGATGGGGCTTCCTATGAGGCTGagatcagggagctggagggcCTGCGGCAG GCCATGCGGACCCCCAGCCGGGACGAGGCCGGCCTGGAGCTGCTCGCGGCCTACTACAatcagctctgcttcctggaCGCCCGCTTCTCCGCGCCGGCCCGGAGCCTGGGGCCGGTCTTCCACTG gtACGACGCGCTCACGGGGCTCCCGGCGCAGCAGCGGGCGCTGGCCTTCGAGAAGGGCAGCGTGCTGTTCAACCTGGGCGCTCTGCACTCGCAGATCGCCGCCCGGCAGGACCGCCGCTGCGCCGAGGGCGCCAGGCTGGCCGGCCGGGCCTTCCAGAGCGCGGCTG GCGCCTTCTGCTTCCTGAGCGGGAACTTCTCGCAGGCGCCCAGCCCGGACATGAGCGCGGCCTCCCTCTGCGCGCTGGAGCGCCTCATGGCCGCCCAGGCCCAGGAGTGCGCCTTCGAGGGCCTCTCGCTCACCCCCGCGGCCGCCCACGACTGCCTGGCGCAGGAGGCCGCCCAG GTGGCGGCCGAGTACCGGCGCGTACAGGCGGCCATGGCCCAGCCGCCGGCCCACAGCTGCATCCCCGCCTCGTGGACTGCGCTGGTGCAGGTCAAGGCCGAGCACTTCCGCGCGCTGGCCCACTACCACGCGGCCGCGGGCCTCTGCGACGGCGCCCGTGAGTGCCCGCCCGTGCGCCCGCGCGCCCGCCTGCAGGCAGAGCCCGGTCCCGGGCTCACGGCCGCTCTGCCCACAGCGGCCGCCGCCGGATCGCCCCCGTCCAGCGAGCAGGTGTTCCCCGCGGAGCCCGAGGAACGCCGGCGGCTGG CCAAGGCTCACCTGAAGCGCTCCATCCTGGGCCAGGAGGAGGCCCTGCGGCTGCACGCGCTCTGCCGGGTGCTGCGCCAGGTGGACCTGCTGCAGGCGGCCGTGGCCCGCGCCCTGCGGCGCTCGCTGGCCCGCTACTCGCAGCTCGACCGCGAGGACGACTTCTCCGAGGTGGCCGAGGCCCCCGACATCCAGc CTAAGACCCAGCAGAAGCCAGAGGTCAGGACGCCCAGCCTGACGGGGGGCAAGGGAACTGACCTCTTCCACCGGCTG GAACCGGTGGCGGCTGGTGGGGCCCGTGCACCTGACCCGCGGAGAGGACGGATTCGGCCTCACGCTGCGGGGAGACTCGCCGGTGCTCGTCGCGGCGGTGGCCCCCGGGGGCCGGGCTGCG GAGGCCGGCCTGAAGGAGGGCGACTACATCGTGTCGGTGAACGGGCAGCCGTGCCGGTGGTGGAAGCACACGGAGGTGGTGGCGCAGCTGAGGGCGGCCGGCGAGGCCGGCGCCAGCCTGCAGGTGGTGTCGCTGCTGCCTGGCCCCACACTGCCTGCCGCG GGGGACCGgcggccagccctgcccctgaggAGCCAGCGGCAGCGTGGTGGAGAGCCGGCCCCAGCGCCGCCCAGCCCCCGGCGCCTCCTCGGCTGGAGCCGCACGGGCAAGGGGGGCAAGACCCGAGGCCCCGCCGTGCCCCGGGCCGCCACGGAGGCTGCGGTGCCCAGCCCTGA